The Microbacterium horticulturae genome has a window encoding:
- a CDS encoding holo-ACP synthase produces the protein MRVGIDVQSVNEVRDALVNFGDRYRRRLFTDSEISDCGGWGAPPVSSAPSLAGRFAAKEATLKALRVDNLVPSWRDIEIVRERGGWPSLRLHALAAEIARDASLTAFDVSFSHTEGIASAIVIAR, from the coding sequence ATGCGCGTGGGCATCGACGTGCAGTCCGTGAATGAGGTTCGCGACGCGCTTGTGAACTTCGGCGACCGCTATCGCCGGCGGCTGTTCACGGACTCCGAGATCTCAGACTGTGGCGGTTGGGGGGCACCGCCTGTGAGCTCCGCTCCTTCGCTCGCTGGGCGCTTCGCCGCGAAAGAGGCGACGCTGAAGGCTCTCCGGGTCGACAACCTCGTGCCGAGCTGGCGTGATATCGAGATCGTTCGTGAGCGGGGCGGCTGGCCGTCGCTCCGCTTGCATGCGCTCGCCGCAGAGATCGCCCGAGATGCCTCGCTGACCGCCTTTGATGTGTCGTTCTCACATACAGAAGGGATCGCGTCCGCAATCGTGATCGCGCGCTAA
- a CDS encoding glycosyltransferase family 4 protein, translating to MSRDKKPNILWVSYESPDQDGQGGQRRQFHQIRALVSRGHASVTVLVPRSKQSDTSIRELVRTWRPRLMVKGIHLQPMVWLMHRFIGARRWDAIIVAHHTSWALLPKNLQTPTLLDFHNVLSRWYRDAGEYRQSAEEFEAERKGIAAATVVSVCSNNERLHLLEAHPEARQKVFVAPLGVDPAEWQEACFPRDEAIVALFGSWYWGPNATGLEWMIRNVWPAVSEAVAGARLLVAGPGVKDAGAWPTGAHYVGRVADLAGFLSRATVVAVPVFDGVGAPLKYAEALASGGSVISTPDGASAFPAAPAHVSQDADEWSRWIIERLRERRTAPAPAPLREYALGRLTWEKAVEPVVEWLQSVGASKSPRPLRRSPTSRGLATEERKA from the coding sequence ATGTCGCGAGATAAGAAACCAAACATTCTCTGGGTGAGTTATGAATCGCCCGATCAAGATGGTCAAGGGGGCCAGCGGCGCCAGTTCCATCAAATACGGGCGCTGGTATCGCGCGGCCATGCCAGCGTTACCGTCCTTGTTCCGCGATCTAAACAGTCGGACACGTCAATTCGCGAATTGGTCAGGACGTGGCGTCCGCGCCTGATGGTGAAAGGAATCCATCTTCAACCGATGGTGTGGCTGATGCATCGTTTTATCGGTGCAAGACGTTGGGACGCAATCATTGTGGCCCACCATACTTCATGGGCGTTGCTGCCAAAGAACCTGCAAACTCCGACGTTGCTCGACTTTCACAATGTCTTGAGCCGGTGGTATAGAGATGCCGGCGAGTATAGGCAGTCCGCTGAGGAATTCGAAGCGGAGCGTAAAGGAATAGCGGCGGCTACTGTAGTGTCCGTATGCTCAAACAATGAACGACTGCACCTGCTAGAGGCTCATCCAGAAGCTAGGCAGAAGGTCTTTGTCGCTCCCCTTGGTGTCGATCCTGCGGAATGGCAGGAAGCTTGTTTCCCTCGTGATGAGGCGATTGTTGCACTATTCGGAAGCTGGTATTGGGGACCGAACGCCACAGGTTTGGAGTGGATGATAAGGAATGTGTGGCCAGCGGTTAGTGAGGCAGTTGCGGGAGCAAGACTGCTCGTCGCAGGGCCGGGCGTCAAAGATGCGGGTGCGTGGCCGACCGGCGCCCACTACGTGGGTCGTGTCGCTGATCTCGCGGGCTTCCTCTCGCGAGCAACCGTCGTCGCAGTTCCTGTCTTCGACGGTGTCGGAGCTCCACTCAAGTATGCCGAAGCATTGGCAAGCGGCGGAAGCGTCATCTCCACACCAGACGGCGCGAGCGCGTTCCCGGCTGCGCCCGCTCATGTTAGCCAGGACGCCGACGAGTGGAGCAGATGGATCATCGAACGGCTACGAGAACGTCGTACGGCGCCAGCTCCGGCGCCGCTGCGCGAATACGCTCTCGGCCGTCTAACGTGGGAGAAGGCTGTCGAGCCGGTCGTTGAATGGCTTCAATCGGTTGGCGCCAGTAAGAGTCCGCGACCACTTCGCAGGAGTCCCACAAGCCGGGGGTTAGCGACAGAGGAGCGAAAGGCGTGA
- a CDS encoding acyl-CoA dehydrogenase family protein, whose translation MTTAGRDTGLRDAAREIGEGVLGPNADDVDATGRFPTESVDAFRQVGFLRALISVEEGGLGATLDELSDVLIELGRWCASSAMILALHSIQVACLVRHGETEALAAFRRRVAAQNLLLASAAAEAEVRGDVRSSVCAVRADGESFTLHKLVPVISYGSYADAVFATARRTPDSAPSDQVLVICEKDEFALTQTSDWDALGFRGTCSPGFVLDARGPLNHVFPTPFGDLSSETMLPVTHILWASLWLGMAKEADARSRRFAQQAARRSPGSLPPSALRLSEMALGVQQLDDLLLGARARLATADADPDYGASIAYATSMNSLKVAASGLLQEIVQKAFLICGMAGYANHSPFSLGRILRDAVGAQLMINNDRINVNNAELLLVQRGR comes from the coding sequence GTGACGACCGCGGGGCGGGATACTGGTCTCCGCGACGCCGCGAGGGAAATCGGTGAAGGGGTCCTTGGTCCCAATGCGGACGATGTCGACGCCACCGGTCGGTTCCCGACAGAGTCCGTGGACGCTTTCCGACAGGTGGGCTTCCTTCGCGCCCTGATCTCGGTGGAAGAAGGCGGGCTGGGCGCCACACTCGATGAACTCTCGGATGTCCTTATCGAGCTCGGTCGATGGTGTGCGTCATCGGCGATGATCCTCGCGCTTCACTCCATACAAGTTGCATGCTTGGTACGGCACGGAGAGACTGAAGCCCTGGCGGCGTTCCGACGACGGGTCGCGGCGCAGAACCTCCTTCTGGCATCGGCGGCAGCCGAGGCCGAGGTCCGCGGCGATGTGCGCAGCAGCGTGTGTGCGGTGCGCGCAGACGGCGAATCTTTCACCCTTCACAAGCTCGTTCCGGTGATCTCCTACGGTTCATATGCGGACGCGGTGTTCGCGACAGCGAGACGCACCCCTGACAGTGCACCGAGCGACCAGGTGCTCGTCATCTGCGAGAAGGACGAGTTCGCGCTCACGCAGACGAGTGACTGGGATGCGCTCGGCTTTCGGGGGACATGTAGCCCCGGCTTCGTGCTCGACGCGCGGGGTCCGCTGAATCATGTGTTTCCGACGCCGTTCGGCGATCTTTCGAGCGAGACGATGCTGCCCGTCACGCACATTCTGTGGGCATCTCTCTGGCTGGGTATGGCGAAGGAAGCCGACGCGCGCTCGCGGCGGTTCGCGCAGCAAGCTGCGCGGAGATCGCCAGGATCGCTACCGCCGAGTGCTCTGCGCCTGTCCGAGATGGCGTTGGGCGTCCAGCAGCTAGACGACCTGCTCCTTGGTGCGCGGGCCAGGCTCGCAACCGCAGACGCCGATCCGGACTACGGGGCGTCCATTGCATACGCAACTTCGATGAACTCACTCAAGGTCGCAGCCTCGGGTCTTCTTCAAGAGATCGTGCAGAAGGCGTTCTTGATCTGTGGAATGGCTGGTTATGCCAATCACTCGCCGTTCTCGCTCGGCCGAATTCTTCGCGATGCGGTCGGCGCTCAGTTGATGATCAACAACGACCGCATCAACGTGAACAACGCGGAGTTGTTGCTGGTTCAGAGGGGGAGATGA
- a CDS encoding acyl carrier protein: MEDEIRKVLADQARLPVDVGSIDVDADLYTLGLTSHASVNVMLGLEDAFDVEFPDALLRKDTFRSIAVIAEALRNLVDPASV, from the coding sequence ATGGAAGATGAGATTCGTAAAGTTCTCGCGGATCAGGCGCGGCTGCCGGTCGATGTGGGGTCGATCGACGTCGATGCGGACCTATACACATTGGGGCTGACTTCGCATGCGAGCGTCAATGTGATGTTGGGCCTTGAAGATGCGTTCGATGTCGAATTTCCGGACGCCCTGCTTCGCAAGGACACCTTTCGTTCGATCGCGGTGATCGCAGAAGCGCTGCGGAACCTCGTCGACCCGGCATCAGTCTGA
- a CDS encoding polysaccharide ABC transporter ATP-binding protein, translated as MSDNAISVRHLSKTYRIARSSERHNRITDAVLNRLRHPMRRTRYDEFPAVDDMSFDIPWGEAVGIIGRNGAGKSTLLKLLTRITAPTAGVIDLGGRVGSLLEIGTGFHPELTGRENIFLNGSLLGMTRREIARRFDEIVEFSGVGKFLDTQVKRYSSGMYVRLAFAVAAHLETEILAIDEVLAVGDAEFQAKSLAKMRDVAHSGRTVLYVSHQPQTVTSLCSSALFLERGSLSYVGGVDAALARYRDTFERFQVEQSDAARRPGSGQLRFTRVTMTEEVVEPTDDKTIEFEIGANSELAGKYFVSCHINDVNGNVVVQCDSRLSGAWFEPGVPQHGRLLIRALWLKPGRYSIDMFICQAGILDRWEAADTIDVLPSSPYPEIAADDAIAAGMVLADFNYEVQG; from the coding sequence ATGTCCGATAATGCGATAAGCGTTCGGCATCTTTCAAAGACCTACCGCATCGCACGCAGTAGTGAACGACACAACCGCATCACCGACGCCGTACTGAACCGGTTGCGTCATCCGATGCGCCGCACGCGCTACGACGAGTTCCCGGCAGTGGATGACATGTCCTTTGATATTCCATGGGGTGAGGCCGTTGGAATCATCGGCCGCAACGGTGCCGGCAAGAGTACCCTCCTGAAGCTCCTGACCCGAATTACCGCACCGACGGCAGGCGTCATTGACCTCGGCGGCCGAGTCGGCAGTCTGCTTGAGATTGGCACAGGCTTCCACCCAGAGCTCACGGGCCGTGAGAACATATTTCTCAATGGCTCGCTTCTCGGAATGACGCGCCGCGAGATCGCGCGTCGATTCGACGAGATCGTCGAGTTTTCCGGTGTCGGCAAGTTTCTCGACACGCAAGTTAAGAGATACTCGTCGGGAATGTATGTGAGGCTCGCATTCGCGGTTGCGGCGCACCTCGAAACCGAGATCCTCGCAATTGATGAGGTGCTTGCCGTCGGGGATGCCGAGTTTCAGGCTAAGTCTCTTGCCAAGATGCGTGATGTTGCGCATAGCGGTCGTACAGTCTTGTATGTGAGTCACCAACCTCAGACGGTGACGTCGTTGTGCAGCTCGGCACTCTTCCTTGAGAGGGGCTCGCTGTCATACGTCGGCGGTGTCGACGCTGCGCTTGCTCGGTACCGAGACACCTTCGAACGCTTCCAGGTTGAACAAAGCGACGCTGCTCGACGGCCGGGCAGCGGCCAACTACGGTTCACCCGGGTGACGATGACAGAAGAGGTCGTGGAACCGACAGACGATAAGACCATCGAATTCGAGATCGGAGCCAACTCCGAGCTCGCGGGCAAGTACTTCGTCTCTTGCCACATCAACGATGTGAATGGCAATGTTGTTGTCCAATGCGATTCCCGCCTCTCGGGTGCGTGGTTCGAGCCGGGTGTCCCTCAACATGGGAGACTGCTTATCAGGGCGCTCTGGCTCAAGCCCGGCCGTTACTCGATTGACATGTTCATATGCCAAGCGGGAATTCTTGACCGTTGGGAGGCGGCCGACACTATCGACGTTCTGCCATCTTCGCCCTATCCTGAAATCGCCGCCGATGATGCTATTGCGGCCGGCATGGTCCTGGCCGACTTCAACTATGAGGTGCAGGGTTGA
- a CDS encoding glycosyltransferase family 4 protein: protein MRIVLAASSYHPRIGGVEQHVASVAHALRRRGHTVAVWAVDRGDAEAHREDGIEVRYLPTPLPARSMRSAARFAAAAPGALRAWNRALRSDRPDVIDIQCFGPNGPWSLAAARIHSIPVIYSNHGETYMDADHVFAKSALLRRALRFAVQHTNVTTCSPHAGRDLAQFGATAQPTVVGNGILLDILREPVEHPLPPRFIAGVGRLVENKGFATLIRAFALAVSKNSVDGTELVIAGEGPEWEKLRQLASDLHIADRVHLIGPLRQGQVATLLDHAVVQVIPSRIEAFGIVALEGWRSATPLIATNGGGIADLIDDGVDGILFPPDDPASLTDALIRVLDDKPLRVRLAERGHQRVSSESFTWNHIAEAYEEVFIHALRSSNPRGRRLRRNW, encoded by the coding sequence GTGCGAATCGTGCTCGCAGCGAGTTCATACCACCCGCGGATCGGAGGCGTCGAGCAGCACGTGGCCTCCGTCGCGCATGCCCTGCGCCGACGTGGCCACACCGTCGCCGTCTGGGCCGTCGATCGGGGCGATGCCGAGGCGCATCGCGAAGACGGCATCGAGGTCCGCTATCTCCCAACCCCATTGCCAGCCAGATCTATGCGCTCGGCCGCCCGGTTTGCGGCGGCCGCTCCAGGCGCGCTTCGAGCATGGAATCGCGCGCTTCGCTCGGACCGACCGGACGTTATTGATATCCAATGTTTCGGGCCGAACGGGCCTTGGTCGCTCGCTGCCGCACGGATCCACAGCATCCCGGTCATCTATAGCAACCACGGTGAAACGTACATGGATGCCGACCACGTCTTTGCAAAATCAGCGCTGCTCAGACGCGCGCTACGGTTCGCCGTGCAACATACGAACGTCACGACGTGCTCGCCGCACGCGGGTCGGGACCTCGCGCAGTTCGGTGCGACTGCGCAGCCCACCGTCGTCGGCAATGGCATCCTTCTCGACATTCTTCGCGAGCCAGTGGAGCACCCACTTCCGCCGAGGTTCATCGCGGGAGTCGGCAGGCTTGTTGAGAACAAGGGTTTCGCGACGCTCATCCGAGCATTTGCGTTGGCGGTGTCCAAGAACTCGGTTGACGGCACGGAACTGGTGATCGCGGGCGAGGGACCGGAGTGGGAGAAGTTGCGTCAACTCGCGTCTGACCTGCATATCGCCGACCGTGTTCATCTCATCGGTCCTCTGCGTCAAGGGCAGGTCGCCACGCTGCTCGATCACGCCGTCGTGCAGGTAATACCCAGCCGGATCGAAGCTTTCGGCATCGTAGCGCTCGAAGGTTGGCGCTCTGCGACCCCCTTGATCGCAACTAACGGAGGCGGTATCGCGGACCTGATAGACGATGGGGTCGATGGCATCCTGTTCCCGCCTGACGACCCTGCATCGCTCACAGATGCGCTCATCAGAGTGCTCGACGATAAACCCCTGCGTGTGCGCCTGGCCGAGCGCGGTCATCAGAGAGTCAGTAGCGAGAGCTTCACTTGGAACCACATCGCCGAAGCCTACGAAGAGGTCTTCATCCACGCACTCCGCTCGTCGAATCCACGAGGCCGCCGCCTTCGGCGGAATTGGTGA
- a CDS encoding ABC transporter permease, giving the protein MSRTVIRPPRRFNLPSWRELWQAREVLLRFGIRDIVLRYRQTAVGVAWVVLQPLAAAGIFSVVFGQVAGLPSGGIPYFVFSFAGMMAWNVFNGVISRSSTSLVSNQALVSKVFFPRLLVPLSSAISVVLDFAVAFALFLVLLVVFGVQPHWSIFFTPIWLILTLLLASGVGVAASAVTVKYRDVSYILPWVLQILLYATPIAYTLDTVPHRLLWAFEINPLTWLMQTVRWSALGQPVPPVWQLVALPIVSIAVFFGGVLIFQRQERAFADFI; this is encoded by the coding sequence TTGAGCCGTACAGTTATTCGGCCGCCGCGTCGATTCAATCTACCGTCATGGCGGGAGCTCTGGCAGGCCCGGGAGGTTCTCCTCCGTTTCGGCATACGTGACATCGTCTTGCGGTACAGGCAAACCGCGGTCGGTGTCGCGTGGGTCGTCCTTCAGCCGCTCGCGGCAGCCGGAATATTCTCCGTGGTGTTCGGCCAGGTGGCGGGGCTTCCGTCCGGGGGCATACCGTACTTTGTCTTCAGCTTCGCGGGCATGATGGCGTGGAACGTATTTAACGGTGTCATTTCCCGCTCATCGACATCGCTTGTATCGAACCAGGCCCTGGTGTCAAAAGTATTTTTTCCGCGCCTACTGGTGCCTCTCTCGAGCGCGATATCAGTGGTTCTGGACTTCGCTGTTGCCTTCGCGTTATTTCTGGTTCTGCTTGTCGTCTTCGGCGTCCAGCCTCATTGGTCGATATTTTTTACGCCCATCTGGCTTATACTCACGCTACTCCTCGCCTCTGGAGTAGGAGTTGCAGCCTCGGCCGTCACAGTTAAATATCGAGACGTGTCTTACATACTCCCGTGGGTCCTTCAAATACTGCTATACGCGACTCCAATTGCGTATACGCTCGACACGGTCCCCCACCGCCTCCTCTGGGCCTTCGAGATCAATCCGCTGACATGGTTGATGCAAACTGTGAGATGGTCGGCTCTTGGCCAACCGGTGCCTCCAGTGTGGCAGCTCGTGGCCTTGCCAATCGTTTCAATCGCAGTTTTCTTTGGAGGAGTACTGATCTTCCAGCGGCAAGAGCGCGCCTTCGCGGACTTTATTTGA
- a CDS encoding amino acid--[acyl-carrier-protein] ligase: MDHGRELVETEQSVFRAALIDAGLLVDAGVDGLYQRSGAFERVVRGIEAHASRAAAGEGGAQYYFPPLLPRADFEHTGYLRSFPNLLGAIEVFKGGDAEHAELLKAVDGGEDWTARLTPSDITLSSAACHALYPHVPLRIPGSGLRYEVQGYCFRHEPSLDPARMQSFRMHEFVYIGEASAALEHRDRWLQRGLTALSDLGLDVTSEEANDPFFGRAGRMLAANQRATALKFEITCPVSSQDQRTAIASANYHEAHFGEEFGLTTETGGTAHSACFGFGLERIALALFSRHGVASESWPESVRAALWP; the protein is encoded by the coding sequence ATGGACCACGGCCGCGAGCTCGTGGAGACGGAGCAGTCCGTCTTTCGGGCGGCACTCATCGACGCTGGACTGCTCGTCGATGCGGGAGTGGACGGGCTGTATCAGCGATCGGGAGCATTTGAGCGTGTGGTGCGAGGTATCGAGGCTCACGCCTCACGCGCCGCAGCCGGGGAAGGTGGTGCACAATACTACTTCCCGCCCCTGCTGCCCCGCGCGGACTTCGAGCACACCGGATATCTGCGATCGTTCCCGAACTTGCTCGGAGCCATCGAGGTGTTTAAGGGCGGTGACGCCGAACACGCGGAACTGCTCAAAGCCGTAGACGGGGGCGAAGACTGGACTGCCCGGTTGACGCCGTCAGACATCACTTTGAGTTCCGCAGCCTGCCATGCGCTCTATCCGCATGTTCCTCTACGGATACCGGGCTCCGGGCTGAGATACGAAGTGCAGGGATACTGTTTCCGACACGAGCCGAGCCTTGACCCCGCGCGGATGCAGAGTTTTCGGATGCACGAGTTCGTGTACATCGGTGAGGCGAGCGCGGCGTTGGAACACCGCGACCGTTGGCTACAACGCGGTCTGACAGCGCTCTCTGACCTTGGGCTGGACGTAACCTCCGAGGAGGCCAACGATCCATTCTTCGGGAGAGCCGGGCGCATGCTCGCCGCGAACCAACGCGCGACGGCACTGAAGTTTGAAATCACGTGCCCGGTCAGTTCGCAGGATCAGCGCACGGCGATTGCATCGGCCAACTACCACGAAGCGCACTTTGGAGAGGAATTCGGCCTGACGACCGAAACAGGCGGCACCGCACACTCGGCGTGCTTCGGATTTGGTCTTGAGCGCATCGCCCTCGCGCTGTTTAGCCGGCACGGCGTTGCTTCGGAGAGCTGGCCAGAGTCTGTTCGGGCCGCGCTCTGGCCATGA
- a CDS encoding glycosyltransferase family 4 protein, whose product MMKPTHEHKYAFILPEDEPYSASKGGAIATFTQAIVKELASLGSLALIVTPRLDETPYDAGDLHELKLVGGPRSRVRWLMIRALGRVFPGRFGRRERYVREVVEYAGELSEHTTIVVANDPALAASIREACANPIVIWLHNYLRGAQAEELGALPSATRVVTVSESVRTWTQEQCHVAAELITVIYNGVDHVSFRPPLQRHDSERLRVAFCGRIDPNKGQLLGAQAVRAAQEGGATGIELTVIGGLRAFDSSEEAAAAYYAELCRTVEACNGTMLGRIPATSMAAALREFDVALILPLVPEPFGLTAVEALASGCAVIAIPTGGVAEVVGDAALAVRPELHSIADALTSLATSRGLLAELQSRALVQSRIFSWRRAAIALESLTSAPSPEAE is encoded by the coding sequence ATGATGAAACCAACGCACGAGCACAAATATGCGTTCATCCTTCCGGAGGACGAGCCGTATTCGGCATCCAAAGGCGGCGCAATCGCGACATTCACTCAAGCTATTGTGAAGGAACTTGCGTCACTCGGGAGTCTCGCCCTGATCGTAACACCCAGACTGGATGAGACGCCGTACGACGCGGGGGACCTACACGAACTCAAGTTGGTCGGTGGACCCCGCTCGCGTGTTCGGTGGTTAATGATACGCGCTCTCGGGCGCGTATTCCCCGGTCGCTTCGGGCGACGCGAGAGGTACGTTCGTGAAGTAGTCGAGTATGCCGGAGAGTTGAGCGAGCACACGACCATTGTCGTTGCGAACGACCCAGCGCTGGCGGCGAGCATCCGTGAGGCCTGCGCGAACCCGATAGTGATATGGCTTCACAATTACCTACGGGGAGCACAAGCGGAAGAACTGGGAGCACTGCCCTCGGCGACCCGCGTCGTCACCGTCAGCGAGTCTGTGCGCACGTGGACGCAGGAGCAATGCCATGTCGCTGCCGAACTCATCACCGTGATCTATAACGGCGTGGATCACGTGTCGTTCCGCCCGCCCCTCCAACGCCACGACAGCGAACGTCTCCGAGTGGCATTCTGCGGCCGCATCGACCCCAACAAGGGACAACTGCTCGGGGCTCAGGCGGTTCGCGCTGCGCAAGAAGGCGGGGCAACCGGCATCGAACTCACTGTGATCGGAGGCCTCCGTGCCTTCGATTCAAGCGAAGAGGCAGCCGCAGCGTATTACGCGGAACTGTGCCGAACCGTCGAGGCATGCAACGGAACGATGCTTGGACGAATACCCGCGACGTCGATGGCCGCCGCGCTCCGCGAGTTCGACGTAGCGCTCATCCTGCCGTTGGTGCCTGAGCCCTTTGGCCTCACGGCGGTCGAGGCTCTCGCGTCAGGTTGTGCCGTCATCGCAATTCCGACCGGTGGCGTAGCCGAGGTTGTAGGGGACGCCGCGTTGGCAGTCAGGCCAGAGCTGCATTCGATCGCTGATGCGCTGACCTCGCTCGCCACCTCGCGCGGACTCCTTGCCGAATTACAGTCACGCGCGCTCGTCCAGAGCCGGATATTCAGTTGGCGGCGAGCTGCAATTGCGCTCGAGAGTCTAACGTCCGCGCCGAGTCCCGAGGCGGAGTGA
- a CDS encoding PqqD family protein has protein sequence MSRRQGGHMKLRTDSLTWQEIDGELVVLDLAGSVYLTANGSGTFLTKLLTEDRTERELASALAEEYDLPESIAAQDTREFIAQLRKKNLLITD, from the coding sequence ATGAGCAGGCGCCAAGGAGGACACATGAAGCTAAGGACAGATTCGTTGACTTGGCAGGAGATCGACGGGGAGCTCGTCGTCCTCGACCTCGCCGGCTCTGTGTATCTGACGGCGAACGGGAGCGGCACGTTCCTCACGAAGCTGCTCACTGAGGATCGGACAGAAAGAGAACTCGCATCCGCTCTCGCCGAAGAGTATGACTTGCCCGAATCCATCGCAGCACAAGACACTCGTGAATTCATCGCGCAACTCCGCAAGAAGAACCTCCTCATCACCGACTGA
- a CDS encoding glycosyltransferase family 4 protein, producing the protein MQKNGVVFLNNSRETFTADRSGAIGTCIWELVRVASSRGFTPHVITRDGPGAAYPWQDVTLLHAPTPGSAFGSLVRRVRRRLDGWARPDQRAYAKQSLAVLRDLAAGLVIVNNDPEIAIFLQRKLPQTRVLHWFHNLETTGDRFKRLIMRESGLSLAAVSSYLARAIENVDELTPFRVTTVHNGVDAQRFRTSREYRSGKLPVLGFLGRIAVEKGVDTFLESCLILAARSNRFSVQVVGDTNWGYSQENPYSRRLNELVASLTSAGIHVHRTGHLSRAEVPAALSATDVHVVPSRWDDPLPLTVLEGMAAGCALVATAVGGIPEMVSDSGRLVERENPEALAAALEPLIQDSTLREELGQRALQRVQSFTWERTLDGLLSAGGLTT; encoded by the coding sequence ATGCAAAAGAACGGCGTCGTTTTTCTCAACAACAGCAGAGAGACTTTCACCGCGGACCGAAGCGGTGCCATCGGAACCTGTATCTGGGAGCTGGTTCGTGTGGCGTCCTCCCGCGGCTTCACACCACACGTAATCACCCGAGACGGTCCAGGTGCGGCGTACCCGTGGCAGGATGTGACGCTGTTGCACGCGCCGACACCCGGGTCGGCGTTCGGCTCCCTCGTCCGGCGTGTACGCCGCCGTCTTGATGGCTGGGCTCGGCCGGATCAGCGCGCATACGCGAAGCAGTCCCTTGCTGTCCTTCGCGATCTCGCCGCAGGTCTGGTGATCGTGAACAATGACCCGGAGATCGCCATCTTTCTGCAGCGTAAGCTACCGCAGACCCGAGTTCTTCACTGGTTTCACAATCTGGAAACGACCGGTGATCGCTTCAAGCGTCTGATTATGCGAGAGTCAGGCCTCTCGTTGGCCGCAGTTAGTTCCTACCTGGCACGGGCAATTGAGAACGTCGACGAACTGACGCCATTCAGGGTCACAACGGTGCATAACGGGGTTGATGCACAACGCTTCAGAACAAGCAGAGAATATCGCTCCGGGAAGCTCCCCGTACTCGGTTTCTTGGGGCGGATCGCAGTGGAAAAGGGTGTCGACACGTTCCTGGAGTCGTGCCTCATACTCGCAGCCCGAAGCAATAGGTTCAGCGTTCAAGTCGTGGGCGACACGAACTGGGGGTACTCGCAGGAGAATCCCTATAGTCGGCGCTTGAACGAGCTCGTAGCCTCTCTAACTTCTGCGGGTATACACGTTCACCGGACTGGACACCTCTCTCGCGCCGAGGTGCCGGCCGCTCTCTCCGCCACGGACGTGCACGTCGTACCGTCTAGATGGGACGACCCTCTCCCACTGACTGTGCTCGAAGGCATGGCGGCAGGCTGTGCACTCGTGGCGACCGCGGTCGGAGGCATACCAGAGATGGTTTCGGACAGCGGGCGACTTGTGGAACGTGAGAACCCAGAGGCACTCGCCGCCGCACTCGAGCCTCTTATTCAGGATTCCACGCTTCGCGAAGAGCTTGGACAACGCGCACTCCAACGCGTCCAATCGTTCACGTGGGAAAGGACGCTGGACGGCCTCTTATCGGCGGGTGGACTCACGACATGA
- a CDS encoding glycosyltransferase family 4 protein encodes MSLSLPPAPNEVVTLHDVVAWRFPDEGAVIRSAGAELRAARAVICVSQATADDAQQLLGLTNTHVVYPGISEDFRNARPLDPGRLRELSIKQPYIVHAGGASNRKNLGALADAWSVVARECPELSLVLSGPPHPHRTALFSTLPRTRLIGRTGNADVPGLLAGATALVVPSLHEGFGLPVLEGMAAGVPVVAANSTSLPEVAGGAALLVPPTAEGVADGLLAILRGKVDVERMISHGRARSAEFTWERCLDRHAAIWRAAAEDAA; translated from the coding sequence ATGAGTCTGTCGCTGCCGCCGGCTCCGAATGAGGTGGTCACGCTCCACGATGTAGTCGCGTGGCGGTTTCCTGACGAAGGTGCGGTCATCCGCTCGGCAGGTGCAGAGTTGCGCGCCGCGCGAGCAGTGATCTGCGTATCTCAGGCGACTGCGGATGACGCTCAACAGTTGCTCGGCCTCACTAACACGCATGTTGTTTACCCTGGCATAAGCGAGGACTTCCGCAACGCGCGGCCGCTTGATCCCGGACGTCTTCGCGAACTCAGCATCAAGCAGCCATACATCGTTCATGCTGGCGGAGCAAGCAACCGGAAGAATCTCGGAGCGCTCGCCGACGCATGGTCCGTCGTCGCACGGGAATGCCCTGAACTGTCTCTTGTGCTCTCGGGGCCGCCCCATCCGCACCGCACGGCACTCTTCTCAACGTTGCCTCGAACGCGCCTCATTGGCCGGACCGGGAACGCGGATGTACCCGGTCTCCTCGCCGGCGCCACGGCCCTCGTTGTCCCGTCCCTCCATGAGGGCTTCGGACTTCCCGTTCTCGAGGGTATGGCGGCGGGCGTGCCGGTGGTCGCAGCAAATTCCACATCGCTCCCGGAGGTGGCGGGCGGAGCCGCACTCCTCGTGCCGCCTACAGCCGAAGGCGTCGCCGATGGCCTGCTCGCTATATTGCGAGGGAAGGTGGACGTCGAACGTATGATCTCACACGGCCGCGCCAGATCCGCAGAATTCACATGGGAGCGCTGCTTGGACCGACACGCCGCCATCTGGCGTGCCGCAGCTGAGGACGCAGCATGA